A window of Reinekea marina contains these coding sequences:
- a CDS encoding TetR/AcrR family transcriptional regulator, translating into MTQADTITRILDSAEQLFAEKGFAETSLRMITTRAKVNLAAVNYHFGSKKDLIQAVFARFLTPFTEKLNKELQVVVKDNPSPSFHDVLGVLAKTMLTGIENNENYNKLSVFMRLLGLAYTQAQGHLRKFLLENYSQSYSAFIGYLKMAHPELSGREIFWRIHFAIGASVFTMSSIEVLRSMEQNDTGAKSSIEEIMNQLIPFLAAALEQEQTFNVNAQT; encoded by the coding sequence ATGACCCAAGCCGATACCATCACCCGAATTTTAGACTCAGCCGAGCAATTGTTTGCTGAAAAGGGTTTTGCAGAGACTTCTTTGCGTATGATCACTACTCGCGCCAAAGTGAATTTAGCCGCTGTTAATTATCATTTTGGATCAAAGAAAGATTTAATTCAGGCCGTTTTTGCTCGTTTTCTAACACCGTTTACCGAGAAGCTTAATAAAGAGTTACAGGTGGTCGTCAAAGACAATCCATCGCCTTCTTTTCACGATGTTTTAGGTGTGTTGGCAAAGACGATGTTAACAGGCATCGAGAATAACGAAAATTATAATAAATTGTCTGTATTTATGCGCTTACTCGGCTTAGCTTATACGCAAGCTCAAGGCCATTTACGTAAATTTTTACTCGAAAATTATTCTCAATCTTATTCCGCGTTTATCGGCTACTTGAAAATGGCTCACCCTGAATTAAGTGGTCGAGAAATATTCTGGCGTATTCACTTTGCCATTGGTGCCTCAGTTTTCACAATGTCTAGCATTGAAGTGCTGAGAAGCATGGAGCAGAACGATACTGGCGCAAAGTCTTCTATCGAAGAAATTATGAACCAGTTGATTCCTTTTTTAGCGGCGGCTTTAGAGCAAGAGCAAACATTTAATGTGAATGCTCAAACTTAG
- a CDS encoding enoyl-CoA hydratase/isomerase family protein, producing the protein MKETIVIERPMDGVAKIIFNRPEIGNAYDHEFVCTLITALDEISLDSNVKILWLTANGPHFCSGPDSRWLQHRQESGRAEHQLDAEHLSRLFHTLYDLPIPVIATVRGKANADAIGILCCCDIVFASEKSSFTLNEVHLGLAPVLQSPYLIRTLGEHAARYYALTGETLDAYTATRLGLVNKLMPEQELDSYADMIIRNMVRLDETVLIQTKSMLTVSSIEPLDESLLDTLIESSIDVRESALKQTKFEHSH; encoded by the coding sequence ATGAAGGAAACGATCGTTATAGAACGCCCAATGGATGGCGTCGCAAAAATTATATTTAATCGGCCTGAAATCGGAAACGCATATGATCATGAGTTTGTTTGCACACTGATTACGGCATTGGATGAAATTTCTTTAGACAGCAACGTTAAAATCTTATGGTTAACCGCCAATGGTCCCCACTTTTGCAGTGGACCAGATTCACGCTGGCTTCAGCATCGCCAGGAATCGGGGCGAGCTGAACATCAGCTCGATGCGGAGCACCTTTCGCGCTTATTTCATACTTTATATGATTTACCAATTCCAGTAATTGCAACGGTTCGTGGCAAAGCCAACGCCGATGCAATCGGCATATTGTGCTGCTGTGATATTGTTTTTGCGAGTGAAAAAAGCAGCTTTACCCTAAATGAAGTACATTTAGGGTTAGCGCCAGTACTGCAAAGCCCTTACCTAATAAGAACGCTCGGAGAACACGCAGCCCGCTACTACGCCTTAACAGGAGAAACTCTCGATGCCTACACGGCTACGCGTTTAGGTTTAGTCAATAAGCTGATGCCAGAGCAAGAGTTGGATTCCTATGCCGATATGATCATTAGAAATATGGTGAGGCTGGATGAAACCGTTTTAATTCAAACAAAATCGATGTTAACAGTCAGCTCAATTGAGCCTTTAGATGAGTCGTTGTTAGATACACTCATAGAAAGCTCAATAGACGTTCGTGAATCTGCTTTAAAACAGACTAAGTTTGAGCATTCACATTAA